The Chryseobacterium indologenes genomic sequence CATCAAACCTCATAAGTTTAAATTGTGCTGAAACCGCAATGGGAAGCATAATCTGAACAATCCATACTATCTTAATCAGCTTTTTCATTGTAATTTTTTTCTTATATAATGATCAATAGAATATTTCCCCGGGCCCACAAAAAGCAGAAACAAATAACATAAACTATACATAAACGGTGTATCTTTTATCAGTAAAGCATCATTCCAATGAAGGACAAAATATCCGGTTAAAGTCACCGCTAATATTGGTAAAACTGCTGCTCTTGTCAAGAATCCTAAGATGACAAATACAGGAAAAAACAAGTTAGCGGCGTCAGCAAAAAGACTGTTGAATGCTTCCGGAAGATTTAATGGATTGGGAACCCTTTCTGCTTCCGCAACACCTATTCCGAGTTTTTTCAGTCCGTGAGCAAAGATTAATTCTAATGATAGTGCTATTCTGAAAATCAATAATGCAATGTGAATTAATTTTCCTTCAAGGCTCGTATTGGTGATGGTTTGGATGAACTTTTTCATAGTTGTAGGTTTGAAAATGATTGGATAGTGATTCTTTTAAACCACCCCGTCAAAAATTCTTTGAATTTTCGCCACCCCTCCAAGGGAGGGGAATTTTGGAGCGAAGTAGCTTTTAGTTTCGTTATTTGGTCTGATATCCGCCGTAATATTTTACAGGAGACCATTCTGGAAGTACAGGAAGCGAAGCCGGAGCAACATGTTTGTATGTTTCGTCTCCATACACTACTTTTCCGTCCACAATGGTTAATTTTGAAGTAATATCTTTAATTTCTTCTTCATTAACACTGAAATAATCTCTGTCTAAAATAGTAAGGTCTGCGAAATATCCTTCTTTGATTTTTCCTTTTTCATAATCCTTTATAAGCTCATACCCTCCAAAAGTAGAAAGTGATAAAGCTGTTTTTCTGTCCAGAGCGTTTTCTTTTGCCATAACCTGAGTTCCACCCAAAGTTTTTCCTGAAGTAACCCAATATAAAGCAACCCACGGATTATAACTTGCCACTCTCGTTCCGTCTGTTCCCAGCCCAACCGGAATTCCCATTTCAAGCATTTTCTTTACCGGTGGAGAAGCCAAAGCAGCTTTTTTACCATAGCGATGGATGAAACTTTCCCCCTGATAGGCCATTCTGTGTTGCACTGCAATACCTCCGCCCATGGTCTTAATTCTTTTCATGTTTTCTTCAGACACTGTTTCAGCATGGTCAATAAACCAGACCAATCCGTTCAAAGGGGTCTCTCTATTGACTTCTTCAATGACATTTAAAAACCTTGTAATACTTTCATTATAGGTTGCGTGAATTCTGAAAGGCCATCTTTTTTTTACCAAAAGACTCACCACATCTTTCATATTTTTCTCCATTGTTGCAGGTAATTCCGGTCTTGGAAAAAGAAAATTTTCAAAATCGGCACCATCTGAAACCAGGTTTTCTCCCCCTCCATTCACATGATAATCAATTTCATTATGGTCATTATGCCCGTGGTCATCAATATCAACCATTCCGGTCCATTTTGTATAATCAGACAATTCAGAACCTTTCTTTTGAGCAAACAGATAATAAGGTAATCTAACCGTAATCTTTCCCTGCTTATTCAGAGCATCCGTTGTTCCGTAGTCGTCCGGAAAATTCTGAAAACCACCGCCCGCATCCATCACAGCAGTTACTCCAAGACGATTGAGTTCAGTCATATACTGTAAGGTAGAATTTTCTTTTTCTGCCTCTGATAATTCAGGTAATTTTGCTAAAGTTGAATACAGAATAAATGCATTAGGCTCTGCCACCAACAAACCAGTCGGGTCTCCGTTGCTGTCTTTTTCAATTAAACCCTGAGACGGATTGGGGGTGTCACCGTTAATATTTAATTCCTTTAAACCAGCTTTATTCAACCAGGCTTTTCCGTAGAGATACATTACAAAAGTTGGGACCTCACCCGTTGCTTCGTTGATTTCTGCCAAAGTGGGCAGTCTTTTTTCTTCAAACTGATATTCATTCCAGCCACCAATCACTCTTACCCATTGTCCTTTCGGTGTTCTCTGAGCCTGCTCTTTCAGCATCTCTAAAGCTCTTTTCAAGGTTTTCACCCCATCCCACCGAAGCTCTGTGTTATAAAATCTTCCTCCACGAATTACATGTAAATGGCTATCAAATAATCCGGGAATCACTCTGTTTCCTTTAGCATCAATTAATTTTGTAGAACTTCCTTTTAGTTTTAAAATCTGAGCATTCGTTCCTGTACGGAAAATTTTATGGTCTTTAATGGCAACTGCCTGAACTTCCGGATTTTTATCATCCATCGTTGTTATTTTTCCGTTGGTTACAATTAAGTCAGCTTTCTGAGCATTCATCAATCCTGCTCCTAACACCATTGAGAATAGAATTTTATGTAGTGATTTCATAATTTACTTTTAGGGGTTTGAAAAAGAAAAGGCAGGTAGGTTTTCAACCTGCCATTATTGAAATTGATTAGTGTTTAAGCATATCCTGTGCATACTGGATTCCTAAACCGTAAGCACCACCATATTTTTTCATTAAATCATTCACTGGTTTATATGTTTCTTTTCTAGACCAATCTCTCTGTAATTCAAGAACATACTGAACGGATGTAATTGGATGTGCACCGGCCTGAACCATTCTTGTAACCGCCTGATCGTGAGCTTCTTTAGAGATATCACCAGAAGCATCTGTGATGATATACACCTCATACCCTTCATCAATAGCAGATAAAGCCGGACCTACCACACAAACGCTTGTCCACAGACCTGCTAAAACCAGTTTCTTTTTATTTTTTCCTGTGATGGCTTTATGAGCATTTACATCTTCCCAAGTGTTCATCGTAGTTCTGTCCACATACCTACTTGTTACTTCAGGATAAATTTCTGAAATTTCAGGAAAAACTGGCCCTGCGAACGATTTTTCTGCTACTGTAGTTACCACTGTAGGAATATTGAAGATCTTAGAACCTCCGGAAATTAAGGCTACGTTATTTCTCAGTTCTTCCATGCTGATGCTTTTTGTTGCGAATGCCATCTGTCCTTCGTGGTCAATTAAAACCAAAGCGTGGTTTGTTGGATTCAGCATTGATTTCCCTGCGTTCTGAGCGAATGCGGTTACCGATACTACTACTGCTGCGAATGTTAAGATTAACTTTTTCATAATGTTCAATTTTTAAATGTTGTTTAGTAAGAATTTTATTTTAAATTTTAGAATCTCACTGAGTATTTGTTTGATTTTGATATGGCAAATTTAGGGCGGTCATAAAGACTACACATTTAACTAGTTTAATAAATTACCCTTAATGATAAAAAGTTGAATTTATTTTCAAACGTTGTCACTCTATTTAATCAAAACCTAAATAACAACCAACAAAAACACTTATAATAAACTATTTAAACTTAAAACAACACTTTAAATACAAACAAAAAAAATAGGCTTAGATCATAAAATCCAAGCCTAAACACCTCACACGTTTCACTCTTAAAAAAGACACTGTTTAATTTTTATCACTACATCACCATCGGAAAATCCATCATTAAAACCTCTATACTTTCTGAAATCAAATAATGTTCAAATCGGAAATAATAAAAAAATTTTAATAAATCCAAAATCTCCGTCTTTTTGATACTGTAAATTTAGAGTGATGAAACATCATGTACATTTAACTGGTTTAATAAATCATATTTTTAGAAAATAAAGATACTCAGACAGTCGCCACAATTTTAATTTCGACTAGCTGTCCCGGCAATGCAAGTCCACTTACTCCAACCATTGTACTGGCTACAGATTTAGGGTAATTGTAAAATTCTGTCTTGAA encodes the following:
- a CDS encoding DoxX family protein gives rise to the protein MKKFIQTITNTSLEGKLIHIALLIFRIALSLELIFAHGLKKLGIGVAEAERVPNPLNLPEAFNSLFADAANLFFPVFVILGFLTRAAVLPILAVTLTGYFVLHWNDALLIKDTPFMYSLCYLFLLFVGPGKYSIDHYIRKKLQ
- a CDS encoding amidohydrolase, with product MKSLHKILFSMVLGAGLMNAQKADLIVTNGKITTMDDKNPEVQAVAIKDHKIFRTGTNAQILKLKGSSTKLIDAKGNRVIPGLFDSHLHVIRGGRFYNTELRWDGVKTLKRALEMLKEQAQRTPKGQWVRVIGGWNEYQFEEKRLPTLAEINEATGEVPTFVMYLYGKAWLNKAGLKELNINGDTPNPSQGLIEKDSNGDPTGLLVAEPNAFILYSTLAKLPELSEAEKENSTLQYMTELNRLGVTAVMDAGGGFQNFPDDYGTTDALNKQGKITVRLPYYLFAQKKGSELSDYTKWTGMVDIDDHGHNDHNEIDYHVNGGGENLVSDGADFENFLFPRPELPATMEKNMKDVVSLLVKKRWPFRIHATYNESITRFLNVIEEVNRETPLNGLVWFIDHAETVSEENMKRIKTMGGGIAVQHRMAYQGESFIHRYGKKAALASPPVKKMLEMGIPVGLGTDGTRVASYNPWVALYWVTSGKTLGGTQVMAKENALDRKTALSLSTFGGYELIKDYEKGKIKEGYFADLTILDRDYFSVNEEEIKDITSKLTIVDGKVVYGDETYKHVAPASLPVLPEWSPVKYYGGYQTK
- a CDS encoding hydrolase, which translates into the protein MKKLILTFAAVVVSVTAFAQNAGKSMLNPTNHALVLIDHEGQMAFATKSISMEELRNNVALISGGSKIFNIPTVVTTVAEKSFAGPVFPEISEIYPEVTSRYVDRTTMNTWEDVNAHKAITGKNKKKLVLAGLWTSVCVVGPALSAIDEGYEVYIITDASGDISKEAHDQAVTRMVQAGAHPITSVQYVLELQRDWSRKETYKPVNDLMKKYGGAYGLGIQYAQDMLKH